In the Candidatus Methanomethylicota archaeon genome, one interval contains:
- a CDS encoding ATP-binding protein: MESQNPWWYGEVDDKYEEWKKSPVKWEPPILRRFNFKPYSLNFLVGPRQVGKTTTLKIYIHKLLSENVNPKSIFYFSCEELTDFRELGEVIDNYASFREANKISSSIIILDEITFVEDWHRAIKARIDRGVFKSDILIISGSASLEILRQKEYFPGRRGSGIDINFYPLSFPEYLKALKGLETVKGDILEIEKVMEANKIHKPVLKEFFNKYMSTGGFPLPIIEFFSKGRISFETRKIYIDWLKNDFRKLGRNESYMKEVLAYIVNSQCNPISWLSISRETSIASPHTAQAYVEDLKNLFVTEIINFLSQDSKILFRKNKKVYIIDPFLYTTICEYVKVEAHKPSLLESIVASHLTRKYETFYWRNKSEVDLIIKLNGKQIGIEVKTRPRSWRKPKHLDKILILTMEEIPLFLSSIDF; the protein is encoded by the coding sequence ATGGAAAGTCAGAATCCATGGTGGTATGGTGAAGTAGATGATAAGTATGAGGAGTGGAAGAAATCTCCAGTGAAATGGGAGCCTCCAATACTGAGAAGGTTTAACTTTAAACCATACTCATTAAACTTCTTAGTGGGACCAAGACAAGTTGGCAAAACCACAACCTTAAAAATATATATACATAAACTCCTTTCAGAAAATGTTAACCCAAAATCGATATTCTATTTCTCATGCGAAGAATTAACTGATTTTAGAGAGCTTGGAGAAGTAATCGATAATTATGCGAGTTTTAGGGAGGCAAATAAAATTTCATCTTCCATCATAATCTTAGATGAAATAACATTTGTGGAAGACTGGCATAGAGCTATCAAAGCCAGAATAGATAGGGGGGTTTTCAAGAGTGACATATTAATAATAAGTGGATCTGCAAGCTTGGAGATTTTAAGGCAAAAGGAATACTTCCCAGGTAGAAGGGGGAGTGGAATAGATATAAACTTCTATCCATTAAGCTTCCCAGAATACCTCAAAGCATTAAAGGGGTTAGAAACAGTTAAAGGGGATATTTTGGAAATTGAGAAGGTTATGGAAGCCAACAAAATACACAAACCAGTATTAAAGGAATTCTTCAATAAATATATGTCTACAGGTGGATTCCCATTACCAATAATAGAATTCTTCTCGAAGGGGAGAATATCATTTGAAACTAGGAAGATCTACATAGACTGGCTGAAGAATGATTTCAGGAAGCTTGGGAGGAATGAAAGTTACATGAAGGAGGTTTTAGCCTACATAGTGAATTCCCAATGCAACCCAATAAGCTGGTTAAGTATATCAAGGGAAACCTCTATTGCCTCGCCTCACACAGCACAAGCCTACGTTGAAGATCTGAAAAACCTATTCGTTACTGAAATCATAAACTTCCTCTCACAAGATTCAAAAATCCTATTTAGGAAGAATAAGAAGGTTTACATAATAGACCCATTCCTCTACACAACAATCTGCGAATACGTGAAAGTAGAGGCACATAAGCCTTCACTCCTAGAATCCATAGTAGCATCACATCTAACGAGAAAATATGAAACATTCTACTGGAGGAATAAAAGTGAAGTTGACTTAATAATTAAATTAAATGGAAAACAAATTGGAATAGAGGTGAAAACGAGACCAAGAAGTTGGAGGAAGCCAAAACATCTAGATAAAATTCTAATCTTAACAATGGAAGAAATACCATTATTCCTGAGCAGCATAGACTTTTAA
- a CDS encoding DUF362 domain-containing protein has protein sequence MSRVVVVRGMNPHLMVEVGLKYFPKPNFRRVVLKPNLILDEPPPTTTPVDTVEALVKWYLGGGYEVVVAEGSGWCETFHAYRRLGYYKLHEVYGVKLVDLNNDEFEVVRNSKALFLKEFEFPLTLKDAYIVSVPILKEHSITKVTLSLKNMLGATLGEKGRVARKGRFHRKLNESIVDVNLYLKPSLAVIDGRIAGVGGELHARPRELGLMIFSNDLVAADAIAAKFLGYDPLKIPHIKLAQEAGLGIADLSRIEVITESV, from the coding sequence ATGTCTAGGGTTGTAGTTGTTAGGGGGATGAATCCCCATTTAATGGTTGAGGTTGGGTTGAAGTATTTCCCAAAACCAAACTTTCGTAGGGTTGTTTTGAAGCCTAACCTCATATTGGATGAACCTCCACCCACAACTACTCCAGTTGATACTGTTGAAGCTTTAGTTAAGTGGTATTTGGGTGGAGGGTATGAGGTTGTTGTGGCTGAGGGGTCTGGTTGGTGTGAAACTTTCCATGCTTATAGGAGGCTTGGCTACTATAAACTTCATGAAGTTTATGGGGTTAAGCTTGTGGATTTAAATAATGATGAATTTGAAGTTGTGAGGAATTCAAAAGCCTTGTTCCTTAAAGAGTTTGAGTTTCCATTAACCCTCAAAGATGCATACATAGTTTCAGTTCCAATTTTGAAGGAGCATTCAATAACTAAGGTTACATTGTCTTTGAAGAATATGCTTGGTGCAACTTTGGGTGAGAAGGGTAGAGTTGCAAGGAAGGGGCGTTTCCATAGGAAGCTTAATGAGAGTATTGTTGATGTAAATCTATATTTGAAGCCTAGTCTAGCTGTGATTGATGGTAGAATTGCAGGTGTTGGTGGTGAACTTCACGCTAGACCGAGGGAGCTTGGTTTAATGATATTCTCCAACGATCTAGTTGCAGCTGATGCTATTGCAGCAAAATTCCTAGGTTACGATCCACTTAAAATCCCACATATAAAGTTGGCTCAAGAAGCTGGTTTGGGAATTGCAGATTTAAGTAGAATAGAGGTCATTACAGAATCCGTTTAA
- a CDS encoding ATP-binding protein encodes MYFSLEVKRRREDFYNMEEELETLKREILDPKTRMIVIKGVRRTGKSSLMRVALNELKTPYIFIDLRLSGPLTPEAIYEYFSMELSKFLEDGLLRRMLSRVRGVEISGLKLEFTEKRMDVLGRILDELGKWAEGRQVVMALDEAQELRILRGFDKILAHIYDYVGGIKIMLAGSEIGLLDKLLGISNPKAPLFGRPFSEINLKKLNWEKAVEFLKMGFEQVNIKVSEDEIRDAVSKLDGIIGWLTFYGHLRAKGDPYALEKAVENGSKMVAEEFNQFLSVRQIARKRYIEVVKTLIKPSTWSEVKRSLRVFANVNDKQVSNYLKELTYYGFVEKKDDLYSISDPLLIEAIRRGYIR; translated from the coding sequence TTGTACTTCTCATTAGAAGTAAAGAGGAGGAGGGAGGACTTCTACAATATGGAGGAGGAGCTTGAAACTCTTAAGAGGGAAATCCTCGACCCTAAAACGAGAATGATAGTGATTAAGGGGGTTAGGAGAACTGGGAAATCCTCCCTCATGAGGGTAGCATTAAACGAATTGAAAACCCCATACATATTTATAGATTTAAGGTTGAGCGGCCCCCTAACTCCAGAAGCCATATATGAGTATTTCTCAATGGAGCTTAGCAAATTCCTTGAAGATGGATTGTTGAGAAGGATGCTATCTAGGGTGAGGGGGGTGGAAATTTCAGGTTTAAAATTGGAGTTCACTGAGAAGAGGATGGATGTTTTGGGGAGGATTCTAGATGAACTTGGAAAGTGGGCTGAAGGTAGACAAGTGGTTATGGCATTGGATGAAGCTCAAGAATTGAGAATTTTGAGAGGGTTCGATAAGATACTAGCCCACATCTATGATTACGTTGGTGGGATAAAGATTATGCTAGCTGGATCTGAAATAGGGTTACTGGATAAACTGCTTGGAATCTCAAATCCAAAAGCCCCACTATTTGGAAGACCATTCTCAGAGATAAATTTAAAGAAGCTGAATTGGGAGAAGGCTGTGGAATTCTTGAAGATGGGATTTGAACAAGTGAATATCAAAGTTTCTGAAGATGAAATTCGAGATGCAGTTTCAAAACTGGATGGAATAATAGGGTGGCTCACATTCTACGGCCACCTAAGAGCTAAGGGGGATCCATATGCATTGGAGAAGGCTGTGGAAAATGGTTCAAAAATGGTGGCTGAAGAATTCAACCAATTCCTAAGTGTTAGGCAAATAGCTAGGAAGAGGTATATTGAGGTTGTGAAGACATTAATTAAACCATCAACTTGGAGTGAAGTGAAGAGGAGTTTAAGGGTTTTTGCAAATGTAAATGATAAGCAAGTATCAAACTATCTAAAAGAACTCACATACTATGGATTTGTTGAAAAGAAGGATGACTTATACTCCATATCAGACCCACTACTCATTGAAGCCATTAGGAGAGGATACATACGCTAA
- the thrC gene encoding threonine synthase — MFVEGFRCVNCGELFPLNPEFFVCPKCGVERVHGVTVFKGITEVEYDYATIGSVVGRDLFSKRVFNALRYRELLGFEADVNLITLCEGGTPLIRGGRIAEHLKIKHLLLKNEAQNPTGSFKDRESLMVINMALKFGFKGVSCVSSGNAASSLAAYAARAGLDCYVFMPSKASKGKVLQCLVYGAKTLLVDGIYEEIFEAHLEAIKGLNVLNATPGYNRFRVEGDKTIAYEICEQLDWRVPDWVIDNVGNGTHLYGMWKGFKELYQLGFINKLPKMIATGPVSGAPIVHCFKSGVISPLKSCGESIAEGLIGVWGYDAPLAIKALKESNGYAEYVSDDEILEAMKMLAKFEGIFAEPSAVASIAAIPKLLESGIIDRKDEVVCLVTGSGLKDPEGGSRIAENPLHIQLNFESIRGALQSK; from the coding sequence ATGTTTGTTGAGGGTTTTAGGTGTGTGAATTGTGGTGAATTATTTCCATTAAACCCAGAATTCTTTGTATGCCCGAAGTGTGGTGTTGAGAGGGTTCATGGTGTAACTGTATTTAAGGGTATAACTGAGGTTGAATATGATTATGCTACAATTGGAAGTGTTGTGGGTAGGGATTTGTTTTCTAAAAGGGTTTTTAATGCTTTGAGGTATAGGGAGCTTCTAGGCTTTGAAGCTGATGTTAATCTTATAACTCTATGTGAGGGTGGAACTCCACTTATAAGGGGTGGTAGAATTGCTGAGCATTTGAAAATAAAGCATTTATTGTTGAAGAATGAAGCGCAGAATCCTACGGGGTCTTTTAAGGATCGTGAAAGCTTAATGGTGATTAATATGGCTTTAAAGTTTGGGTTTAAGGGTGTGTCATGTGTATCTTCTGGTAATGCTGCCTCTTCGCTGGCTGCTTACGCTGCTAGGGCTGGATTGGATTGCTATGTATTTATGCCTTCAAAAGCCTCCAAGGGTAAAGTATTGCAATGCTTAGTTTATGGGGCGAAAACACTCCTCGTTGATGGGATTTATGAGGAGATATTTGAAGCCCATTTGGAGGCAATTAAGGGTTTAAATGTCCTTAACGCCACTCCGGGTTATAATAGGTTTAGGGTGGAGGGTGATAAGACAATAGCATATGAAATTTGTGAGCAACTCGATTGGAGAGTTCCAGATTGGGTTATAGATAATGTTGGTAATGGTACTCATCTATATGGTATGTGGAAGGGGTTTAAAGAACTATACCAGTTAGGCTTCATAAACAAGCTTCCAAAGATGATTGCCACTGGACCTGTTTCAGGAGCCCCAATAGTCCACTGCTTTAAGAGTGGAGTAATTTCTCCATTGAAAAGTTGCGGTGAATCCATAGCTGAAGGTTTGATTGGCGTATGGGGTTATGATGCCCCCTTAGCCATAAAAGCTTTAAAGGAATCCAATGGCTACGCTGAATACGTATCGGATGATGAGATTCTTGAAGCCATGAAGATGCTTGCAAAATTTGAAGGTATATTTGCAGAACCATCAGCCGTAGCCTCCATAGCTGCAATCCCAAAACTCCTAGAATCTGGGATAATTGATAGGAAAGATGAAGTGGTATGCCTAGTAACTGGTAGTGGACTTAAAGATCCTGAAGGTGGAAGCAGGATAGCTGAAAACCCATTACACATTCAGTTGAACTTTGAATCAATAAGGGGTGCCCTCCAATCCAAATAA
- a CDS encoding MBL fold metallo-hydrolase has product MNYLKIVGGPLQTNTYLLYEGEIGIIIDPGAYLNKIDNAIEHVGVNRILYIIATHGHFDHIFYANKLSKNFNAPLMIHELDVNLTRKYSDFAENMYGEVFQPPENIKPLSSEYTIKLPWNVDLKIIHTPGHTMGSICIAIENLLFTGDTLFKDSIGRVDFDESSEGEMWKSLKKLIELNGNYIVLPGHGEITTMKRELKENPYLKCIIK; this is encoded by the coding sequence ATGAATTATCTTAAGATAGTTGGAGGCCCCCTACAAACCAACACCTACCTATTATATGAGGGTGAAATTGGCATTATAATAGATCCAGGAGCATACCTCAATAAGATTGATAATGCAATTGAACATGTAGGTGTAAATAGAATCCTATACATTATTGCAACCCATGGGCATTTCGATCACATATTCTACGCCAATAAGTTATCCAAGAATTTCAATGCCCCCCTCATGATACATGAATTGGATGTAAATTTAACGCGTAAATATAGTGATTTCGCTGAGAATATGTATGGTGAAGTTTTCCAACCTCCAGAGAACATTAAACCATTATCAAGTGAATATACAATTAAACTTCCATGGAATGTGGATTTGAAGATTATACATACACCGGGACACACCATGGGGAGTATATGCATAGCCATTGAAAACCTACTATTCACTGGCGATACACTATTTAAGGATTCTATAGGTAGAGTAGATTTCGATGAAAGTTCTGAAGGTGAAATGTGGAAATCACTTAAGAAGCTTATTGAACTGAATGGAAATTACATAGTACTTCCAGGACATGGTGAAATAACGACGATGAAACGTGAATTGAAGGAGAATCCATACTTAAAATGCATTATTAAATGA
- a CDS encoding ATP-binding protein, producing MKRELIEDFFSREIVFRGVERELNVLASGEVSKVISVIGPRRVGKTWYFYSLIGRLSNPMYVNFEDIAFRNIEVEDFFNIIKIFTELKYNPKSILLDEVQVLRGWSVLVRSLHDRGYRVFITGSSSKLLPMEISTELRGRTMSYILLPFSFREFLKAKGEVVDVHTFEGRGVILKLLKEFLSYGSYPEVVLSLDKDRILREYFNEIFYRDFVERHGIKSIEFGRFLFEFSFQNFSREISLRKIRDYFGRRVSDTTLYDYVDKLQDTLNVFFVERFSESIYRRRSWPRKIYVCDTGISKIIRASEDMGKLMENSVFLELLRRKNYDPLIEIYYWRDTKGEVDFIVKSGLEIRELIQVTYASSRDEIDAREIKSLVKIGELLKCKNLLIITWDYEDKLKLDNNIINFTPMWKWLIKSQ from the coding sequence ATGAAGAGGGAACTTATTGAGGACTTCTTCTCTAGGGAAATTGTTTTCAGGGGGGTTGAGAGGGAGCTTAACGTTTTAGCTAGTGGTGAAGTTAGTAAGGTTATCTCTGTGATAGGTCCTAGGAGGGTTGGGAAGACTTGGTATTTTTACTCATTAATTGGTAGGTTGAGTAACCCAATGTATGTTAACTTTGAAGATATAGCTTTCCGAAACATTGAGGTTGAAGACTTCTTTAACATCATTAAAATCTTTACGGAGCTTAAGTATAACCCAAAATCCATTTTACTTGATGAAGTTCAGGTTTTGAGGGGTTGGAGTGTTTTGGTGAGATCTCTACATGATAGGGGTTACAGAGTTTTCATAACTGGGTCATCTTCAAAGCTTTTGCCCATGGAGATTTCAACTGAATTGAGGGGGAGAACTATGAGTTACATTCTACTCCCATTCAGTTTCAGAGAATTCTTGAAAGCTAAGGGTGAAGTTGTGGATGTGCATACATTTGAGGGGAGGGGGGTTATACTCAAACTTCTCAAAGAATTTCTATCTTATGGATCGTACCCGGAGGTTGTTTTAAGCCTTGATAAGGATAGGATTTTAAGGGAATACTTCAATGAAATCTTTTATAGGGATTTTGTTGAGAGGCATGGGATAAAGAGTATTGAGTTTGGGAGATTCCTATTCGAATTTTCATTTCAAAACTTTTCCAGGGAGATTAGTTTGAGGAAGATTAGAGATTACTTTGGAAGGAGGGTTTCAGATACCACACTATATGATTATGTGGATAAACTTCAAGACACTCTAAACGTATTCTTCGTTGAAAGATTCTCTGAGAGTATTTATAGGAGGAGGTCTTGGCCTAGGAAGATCTATGTTTGCGATACTGGTATTTCAAAAATCATACGTGCGTCGGAGGATATGGGGAAGCTCATGGAGAACTCAGTATTCCTAGAATTGTTGAGAAGGAAGAATTACGACCCCCTCATCGAAATATATTATTGGAGGGATACGAAGGGGGAGGTGGATTTCATAGTTAAAAGTGGACTGGAAATAAGGGAGCTAATACAAGTAACCTACGCTTCCAGTAGAGATGAAATTGATGCTAGGGAAATTAAATCTCTAGTTAAAATTGGTGAATTATTGAAGTGTAAAAACCTACTGATAATCACATGGGATTATGAAGATAAACTTAAACTAGACAACAACATCATAAACTTCACACCCATGTGGAAATGGCTCATCAAATCCCAATAG
- a CDS encoding MFS transporter, whose protein sequence is MFVMYGRGRFYGVLLATITASFISPFTTSSITVALPILAEEFSVSLAEVNWVVNVYLISLASTILVFGVIGDWLGRSRIFIAGIVMFAITSSIMVIVHDYLSLLVFRLLQGLAASMISSTAVAILSELLPIERRGMGIGLNTMAVYIGLTLGPLIGGYITNYFGWRTLFILKAFIAFLSLSLAITLPKTSRGISVKPNFKISALIVSSIIMIIYGTSNINSPYGVIMASLGFIALTSTLIVERRSPKLIHPMILRRKPLSANISALLNYSATYALTILLSSYLQKLRGLNPSEAGLILTTQSIFQAALSPITGLLADKYNPSILASMGMFTITFGIIGLTQINPTTPINQIIYTLIILGVGFAFFSSPNTTAIMNMSPKEAYGSTSALLATMRFLGQAISTSITTSIMNIQGDLMTTIKTSMAIYAILSILGALLSLTAGMEKPRKLFKNQSNCTNTAQT, encoded by the coding sequence ATGTTTGTTATGTATGGGCGTGGTAGGTTTTATGGTGTTTTGTTGGCTACGATCACAGCATCCTTCATATCCCCATTTACAACTTCATCCATAACTGTTGCATTACCCATTTTAGCTGAGGAGTTTAGTGTTAGTTTAGCTGAGGTTAATTGGGTTGTCAATGTATATTTGATTTCACTAGCTTCCACAATCCTCGTGTTTGGCGTTATTGGTGATTGGCTTGGTAGGAGTAGAATATTCATTGCTGGTATTGTAATGTTTGCAATTACATCTTCCATTATGGTTATTGTGCATGATTACCTTAGCTTATTAGTGTTTAGGCTTTTACAAGGGTTAGCTGCATCCATGATCTCAAGTACGGCTGTAGCTATATTGAGTGAACTTCTACCCATTGAGAGGAGGGGGATGGGTATAGGTTTGAATACCATGGCAGTCTACATTGGCCTCACACTAGGACCTCTAATTGGAGGGTACATCACCAACTACTTTGGATGGAGAACCCTATTCATATTAAAAGCCTTCATAGCATTTCTAAGCTTAAGTTTAGCCATAACCCTCCCAAAAACAAGTAGAGGAATAAGCGTGAAGCCCAACTTTAAAATATCAGCATTAATTGTATCATCAATTATCATGATAATCTATGGAACATCAAACATAAATTCACCATATGGAGTTATCATGGCATCTTTAGGGTTCATAGCATTAACCTCCACACTAATAGTGGAGCGTAGAAGCCCAAAGCTTATACATCCAATGATACTTAGGAGGAAGCCTTTATCTGCAAATATATCTGCATTACTCAACTATAGCGCTACATACGCATTAACCATACTATTAAGTTCCTACCTCCAAAAGTTGCGGGGGTTAAATCCAAGTGAAGCAGGCTTAATACTAACCACACAATCAATATTCCAAGCAGCACTCTCACCAATCACCGGATTACTAGCAGATAAATATAATCCATCAATACTGGCTTCAATGGGAATGTTCACAATAACCTTTGGTATAATAGGCTTAACACAAATAAACCCAACAACACCCATAAACCAAATAATATACACACTAATAATTTTGGGTGTTGGATTCGCATTCTTCTCATCACCAAACACCACTGCAATCATGAACATGAGCCCAAAGGAAGCCTACGGATCCACATCAGCACTACTAGCCACAATGAGATTCCTAGGACAAGCAATAAGCACATCAATAACAACATCCATAATGAATATACAAGGAGACTTAATGACCACAATAAAAACATCAATGGCAATATATGCAATCCTAAGCATACTCGGAGCACTACTATCACTAACAGCTGGAATGGAGAAACCTAGAAAATTATTCAAAAACCAATCTAACTGTACTAACACTGCACAAACATAA
- a CDS encoding APC family permease, translated as MGEEEVFVRRASGLVRELEWYDIMIWSIACPAAAGMTYYAVKMLGDPSAYGGNEILAFFFAGLMTLPLVVSCAIISSSFPRSGSLYVFVSRVLHPVIGYLPFWYWIIGGGALMVCGFECFIGVKALAGAWTVAGLLSNNPSLISIAYAVTNPMNQFVIAIILALVLWALNYFGTKVIKWTLRLITIIPLTITVIVLVGLALAGPNAGLANWDKVFGAGTSSTIMKIAFEGGEYAGTTVEPLQPVDFWTGTYGMLLWTMWAWSGFESVTFVGSEVKNPTKSYIKGYIGAFIAIMILYVANAYLLPYVCNYDFMAAYSYLQMDYPDVLSGILKGLPTPDPSVPLMASVTLLNPWLAIFIGIAYFLWYYNTAMVCWVAGVRGFFSLAFDRNMPEKLTEVSPKWLSPTWANHVGLIVALLGVVFTLGDSLGSSLAHGVVAFMDFSTYFFVWPVGLALMLVPWWKPELFKRMTYQMKTVLVIAGALTFAVGWYLMIFTAYTDIPVLMTNILVGLIGVLILTAMAARNRSKGIEIEKIYAEIPPA; from the coding sequence ATGGGTGAGGAAGAAGTATTTGTTAGGAGGGCATCTGGTCTTGTTAGGGAGTTGGAGTGGTATGATATTATGATTTGGTCTATTGCATGTCCAGCTGCTGCAGGTATGACTTATTATGCTGTGAAGATGCTTGGAGATCCATCTGCTTATGGGGGTAATGAGATTTTAGCCTTCTTCTTCGCTGGACTCATGACATTGCCTTTAGTGGTGAGTTGTGCTATAATTTCATCATCATTCCCAAGGTCTGGTTCACTATACGTCTTTGTATCTAGGGTTCTCCACCCCGTCATCGGTTACCTACCATTCTGGTATTGGATTATTGGTGGAGGAGCTCTCATGGTTTGTGGGTTTGAATGTTTTATAGGGGTTAAAGCTCTCGCAGGAGCGTGGACTGTGGCTGGTTTACTCAGCAACAATCCTTCACTCATTAGTATAGCATATGCTGTAACGAATCCTATGAATCAATTTGTGATAGCAATAATCCTAGCGTTAGTCTTGTGGGCTTTAAACTACTTTGGAACAAAGGTTATAAAGTGGACGCTGAGACTGATAACAATTATTCCATTGACAATTACGGTAATTGTTTTGGTTGGTTTAGCTCTGGCTGGACCTAATGCAGGACTTGCCAATTGGGATAAGGTTTTCGGTGCTGGAACTTCGAGCACCATTATGAAGATAGCATTTGAGGGGGGTGAGTATGCGGGTACAACTGTGGAGCCTCTTCAACCAGTAGATTTTTGGACTGGAACTTATGGCATGTTGTTATGGACTATGTGGGCGTGGAGTGGTTTTGAATCTGTTACATTTGTTGGTAGTGAAGTGAAGAATCCCACTAAAAGTTATATTAAGGGGTATATTGGGGCATTCATAGCCATCATGATACTATATGTGGCTAATGCATATCTCCTCCCATATGTATGCAATTACGATTTCATGGCTGCTTATTCATACCTCCAAATGGACTATCCAGACGTCCTTTCAGGGATACTTAAGGGTCTACCTACACCAGACCCCTCAGTCCCCCTAATGGCTTCAGTAACCCTCCTCAATCCATGGCTTGCCATATTCATTGGCATTGCATACTTCCTATGGTACTATAACACGGCAATGGTTTGTTGGGTGGCTGGTGTTAGAGGCTTCTTTTCATTAGCCTTTGATAGGAATATGCCTGAGAAGCTTACTGAGGTCTCCCCAAAGTGGTTGTCTCCAACATGGGCTAATCACGTGGGGTTGATTGTTGCATTGCTTGGAGTGGTTTTCACTTTAGGGGATTCCTTGGGATCTTCCCTAGCGCATGGTGTTGTGGCATTCATGGACTTTAGCACATACTTCTTCGTGTGGCCTGTGGGTTTAGCCCTCATGCTAGTCCCATGGTGGAAGCCTGAATTGTTTAAGAGGATGACTTACCAGATGAAGACAGTGCTTGTTATTGCTGGTGCATTAACCTTCGCTGTAGGTTGGTATCTCATGATATTCACAGCATACACTGATATACCAGTTCTCATGACTAACATATTGGTTGGACTCATTGGAGTCTTAATACTTACGGCCATGGCTGCTAGGAATAGGAGTAAGGGGATTGAAATAGAGAAGATATATGCTGAAATACCTCCAGCATAA
- a CDS encoding phosphoesterase encodes MTRIFFSVDAHGSTLVWRKWIKAQEIHKADILILSGDLTGKVLVPIIRQEDGSWTAKYFGRRWVFKSEAEIGDFESRLEGSGAYFIRVSKEEYEDLKNNPKKVENLIIDKMCERLRNWLQILLNHIDTKKVQVIVMPGNDDELAIDDVIKSFEDRGVIYPLDKVMEIEGHEVVSSPYVNPTPWNTPREMDEKNLEKHLRSIIGKLKNPANSIFLFHCPPYNTHLDLAPKLSKDLRPTVIAGMVQYEHVGSKSVRKMIEEFKPILGLHGHIHESGGVDRIGKTIVINPGSEYSEGILRAYIVEVDKKGVSNYWRVEG; translated from the coding sequence TTGACCAGAATATTCTTTTCCGTAGATGCCCATGGCTCCACACTAGTATGGAGGAAGTGGATTAAAGCTCAAGAAATCCATAAAGCAGACATACTAATACTTTCAGGAGATTTAACTGGGAAGGTTTTAGTGCCAATAATTAGGCAAGAGGATGGTTCATGGACTGCAAAATACTTTGGTAGGAGATGGGTCTTTAAGAGTGAAGCTGAAATAGGAGACTTCGAAAGTAGATTGGAGGGTTCTGGAGCATACTTCATAAGAGTTAGCAAGGAAGAGTATGAGGATCTCAAAAATAATCCGAAGAAGGTTGAAAATCTAATAATTGATAAGATGTGTGAGCGATTGAGGAATTGGCTTCAAATCCTCTTAAACCATATTGATACGAAGAAGGTTCAAGTGATAGTTATGCCAGGGAACGATGATGAATTGGCAATCGATGATGTCATTAAGAGTTTTGAAGATCGTGGGGTCATATACCCACTGGACAAGGTTATGGAGATAGAGGGGCATGAAGTGGTATCATCACCTTACGTTAATCCAACACCATGGAATACCCCTAGGGAGATGGATGAGAAGAATTTGGAAAAACATTTAAGAAGCATCATTGGGAAATTGAAGAACCCAGCGAACTCCATATTCCTCTTCCACTGCCCACCATACAACACGCACCTAGACTTAGCTCCAAAACTCTCCAAAGACTTAAGACCCACTGTGATAGCTGGAATGGTTCAATATGAGCATGTGGGAAGCAAATCTGTGAGGAAGATGATCGAAGAATTCAAACCCATCCTAGGCCTCCATGGACACATACACGAGTCAGGTGGAGTTGACCGAATAGGGAAAACCATAGTTATAAATCCAGGTAGCGAATATAGTGAAGGAATCTTAAGAGCATACATAGTTGAAGTGGATAAGAAGGGTGTATCAAACTATTGGCGCGTTGAAGGATAA